From Myxococcus stipitatus, one genomic window encodes:
- a CDS encoding BtrH N-terminal domain-containing protein, translating to MTVLKVKPFVGQHCESTTLVNLLRQHGLDFSEAFVFGLGRGLNYVYWKTDSMEYPFIGGRTRPDSLTQNVAEALELELDTKQSDSERKAWEHLTDEIDAGRMVGLKLDSYFLDYCHEDFHFAAHYVSCYGYDERQVYLVDTQNKRGVHTTSLESLADARSYRGPMSSKALSFTLTPPSRLPDLGALVPQAIASNAEVFLHPPIQNMGFKGIRKTSELMPRWLDTLDHPTRNLRTLSTLMERAGTGGGNFRALYARFLEECAALTGNAAYQDAAVRYHDMARRWTEVAQLLDAAGVKRKPELLERAAGILAALADDEEHAMEALHAEATRGRRRGAKRTARRVGHDHRA from the coding sequence ATGACGGTCCTCAAGGTCAAACCCTTCGTCGGCCAGCACTGTGAGTCCACCACGCTGGTCAACCTGCTGAGGCAGCACGGGCTCGACTTCTCCGAAGCCTTCGTCTTCGGCCTGGGGCGGGGGCTCAACTACGTCTACTGGAAGACCGATTCGATGGAGTACCCCTTCATCGGCGGGCGGACGCGGCCGGACAGCCTGACGCAGAACGTCGCCGAGGCGCTGGAGCTGGAGCTCGACACGAAGCAGTCCGACTCCGAGCGCAAGGCCTGGGAGCACCTCACCGACGAAATCGACGCGGGGCGCATGGTCGGGCTGAAGCTCGACAGCTACTTCCTCGACTACTGCCACGAGGACTTCCACTTCGCCGCGCACTACGTGTCCTGCTACGGCTACGACGAGCGGCAGGTCTACCTCGTCGACACCCAGAACAAGCGGGGCGTGCACACCACGTCGCTGGAGAGCCTGGCGGACGCGCGCAGCTACCGCGGCCCCATGTCGTCCAAGGCCCTGTCCTTCACGCTGACGCCGCCCTCCCGGCTCCCGGACCTTGGCGCGCTCGTGCCCCAGGCCATCGCGAGCAACGCGGAGGTCTTCCTCCATCCCCCCATCCAGAACATGGGGTTCAAGGGCATCCGCAAGACGAGCGAGCTGATGCCCCGCTGGCTGGACACGCTGGACCACCCCACGCGCAACCTCCGGACGCTCTCCACCCTCATGGAGCGCGCGGGGACCGGCGGCGGCAACTTCCGCGCCCTGTACGCGCGGTTCCTGGAGGAGTGCGCGGCGCTGACCGGCAACGCCGCCTACCAGGACGCCGCCGTCCGCTACCACGACATGGCCCGCCGCTGGACGGAGGTCGCGCAGCTGCTCGACGCGGCAGGCGTCAAGCGCAAGCCGGAGCTGTTGGAGAGGGCCGCCGGAATCCTGGCGGCCCTGGCGGACGACGAGGAGCACGCGATGGAGGCGCTCCATGCGGAGGCAACCCGAGGCAGGCGCCGCGGCGCGAAACGGACCGCGCGGAGGGTGGGGCATGACCACCGAGCTTGA
- a CDS encoding phenylacetate--CoA ligase family protein: MTTELERLGTHLAELLDWRAAVATEVEGVLRMDRDALRAWRERALVESVTHALQGSPFYARRLADTARALTEHGDVAALSRLPFTTRQDLHDGYPFDFLAVPRGDVARFGESSGTSTGTSIAAYFTARDWITNNCTVAHFLKQVLTADDVAAVAVPYELAGVGQDLDRSLELVGCTVVALGALTQFCPPERMVDLLRETGVTTLVCSGTRALYLAQVARARGLDPRRDLKVSKVLFAGEGASPAKRQKLHQVWGARSHAMYGMTETNTLGMFCRHDALHLIENRSWFEAVHPETGQPVEPGEVGELVVTSLRAEAMPLVRYRTGDLCRIDDTPCPCGSALRTLRHHGRLADRVLVNQTPISQLQLEDVIMSHLDEAPFYFAFKARDAELLVGLTANNMTDRVRDAIRADLDGRYRIPASFTLMSEEAFEQSIRSAVKPTMKSFLID, translated from the coding sequence ATGACCACCGAGCTTGAGAGGCTGGGCACCCACCTGGCGGAGCTGCTGGACTGGCGCGCCGCCGTGGCGACGGAGGTGGAGGGCGTCCTGCGGATGGACCGCGACGCCCTGCGGGCCTGGCGGGAGCGGGCGCTGGTGGAGTCCGTCACCCACGCCCTCCAGGGCTCCCCCTTCTACGCGCGGCGCCTGGCCGACACGGCCCGGGCGCTGACGGAGCACGGCGACGTGGCGGCCCTCTCGCGCCTGCCCTTCACCACGCGGCAGGACCTCCATGACGGCTACCCGTTCGACTTCCTCGCGGTGCCGCGCGGGGACGTCGCCCGCTTCGGGGAGAGCTCCGGCACCAGCACGGGCACGTCCATCGCCGCGTACTTCACCGCCCGGGACTGGATCACCAACAACTGCACCGTCGCCCACTTCCTCAAGCAGGTGCTGACCGCGGACGACGTGGCGGCGGTGGCGGTGCCCTACGAGCTGGCCGGCGTCGGACAGGACCTCGACCGCTCGCTGGAGCTGGTGGGCTGCACCGTCGTCGCGCTCGGCGCGCTCACCCAGTTCTGCCCGCCGGAGCGGATGGTGGACCTCCTGCGGGAGACGGGCGTCACCACCCTGGTCTGCTCGGGCACGCGCGCCCTCTACCTGGCGCAGGTCGCCCGGGCGCGCGGCCTGGACCCGCGCCGCGACCTCAAGGTCTCCAAGGTCCTCTTCGCCGGCGAGGGCGCCTCCCCCGCGAAGCGCCAGAAGCTGCATCAGGTGTGGGGCGCCCGCAGCCACGCGATGTACGGCATGACGGAGACGAACACGCTCGGCATGTTCTGCCGCCACGACGCGCTGCACCTCATCGAGAACCGCTCCTGGTTCGAGGCGGTGCACCCGGAGACGGGCCAGCCGGTGGAGCCCGGGGAGGTGGGCGAGCTCGTCGTCACCTCCCTGCGGGCGGAGGCCATGCCCCTGGTGCGCTACCGCACCGGGGACCTGTGTCGCATCGACGACACGCCCTGCCCCTGTGGCAGCGCCCTGCGCACGCTGCGCCACCACGGGCGTCTGGCCGACCGGGTGCTGGTGAACCAGACGCCCATCAGCCAGCTCCAGCTCGAGGACGTCATCATGTCCCATCTGGACGAGGCGCCCTTCTACTTCGCCTTCAAGGCCCGCGACGCGGAGCTGCTCGTGGGCCTCACGGCCAACAACATGACGGACCGGGTGCGCGACGCCATCCGCGCCGACCTCGACGGGCGCTACCGCATCCCCGCCTCCTTCACGCTCATGTCGGAGGAGGCCTTCGAGCAGTCCATCCGCTCGGCCGTCAAACCCACGATGAAGAGCTTTCTCATTGATTAG
- a CDS encoding ferredoxin: protein MADLKTRRPDNAPGRFYVDSSCIDCQLCQDLAPNNFACNEEEEYHYVRRQPRNADELSQVIDALESCPSRCIGDDGDAAPPTQGE, encoded by the coding sequence ATGGCTGACTTGAAGACACGCAGACCGGATAACGCGCCCGGCAGATTCTATGTCGATAGCAGCTGTATCGACTGCCAGTTATGTCAGGACCTCGCGCCGAACAACTTCGCCTGCAACGAGGAAGAGGAATACCACTACGTGCGCCGACAGCCGCGGAACGCGGACGAACTGTCGCAGGTCATCGACGCACTCGAGTCCTGTCCCAGCCGATGCATCGGTGACGACGGCGACGCGGCTCCCCCCACCCAGGGGGAGTGA
- a CDS encoding 4-hydroxyphenylacetate 3-hydroxylase family protein: MQQGLLKSQPPPSSARSGWVPDREGALSTAGARGAWRGEDFVASLRDGREVWYDGERVDVTRHPSFAGALRTLAGLYDAQHDAATREQMLWRSPDHDHLVSYSYLPPRTVEDLNRKWRNSHLWMERSHGQLARVPDFMANVVVGLYDFRGELAKVDPRFGENAERYHRYCREHDLALTHALGDPQIDRSSSPVEHPEYALRVVERRPDGIVVHGAKQLATLAPYCHEALVYLSPAFYARAKPEYVAWFAVPIATPGLKLLCRESHGERHNHFDHAFSSRFDEQDAMLFFDHVFVPMSRVFLLEDTATAARGFHEVNKWSLYTGQIRFYHRLRTFLGVASLVSQAIGVNQFREVASRLGELTSYVELVRLGLVAMNAEPQPTVGGLIAPGSTLALDAFAAQISSRITEILRVIGGSGIVMQPSQRDLENPELRPYLDQYMKGKDVGVAFKAKLFRLAFELVGDRFGLRQELYEYWNRGDVVRTHTALYEHYFDRAACEAKVKELLS; encoded by the coding sequence ATGCAACAGGGGCTTCTGAAATCCCAGCCGCCGCCGTCCTCCGCGCGGAGCGGATGGGTCCCGGACCGGGAGGGGGCGCTGTCCACCGCCGGCGCGCGCGGCGCGTGGCGCGGCGAGGACTTCGTCGCCAGCCTCCGGGACGGGCGGGAGGTCTGGTACGACGGCGAGCGCGTCGACGTCACGCGGCACCCCTCCTTCGCGGGCGCGCTGCGGACGCTGGCCGGCCTGTACGACGCGCAGCACGACGCGGCCACGCGCGAGCAGATGCTGTGGCGCTCGCCGGACCACGACCACCTGGTCAGCTACTCCTACCTTCCGCCCCGCACCGTCGAGGACCTGAACCGCAAGTGGCGCAACAGCCACCTGTGGATGGAGCGCAGCCACGGCCAGCTCGCGCGCGTGCCGGACTTCATGGCCAACGTCGTGGTGGGGCTGTACGACTTCCGTGGCGAGCTGGCGAAGGTGGACCCCCGCTTCGGGGAGAACGCGGAGCGCTACCACCGCTACTGCCGCGAGCACGACCTGGCGCTCACCCACGCGCTGGGAGACCCGCAGATCGACCGCTCCTCGAGCCCGGTGGAGCATCCGGAGTACGCCCTGCGGGTGGTGGAGCGCCGGCCCGACGGCATCGTCGTCCACGGCGCCAAGCAGCTGGCCACGCTCGCGCCCTACTGCCACGAGGCCCTCGTCTACCTGTCCCCGGCGTTCTACGCCCGCGCCAAGCCGGAGTACGTCGCGTGGTTCGCCGTGCCCATCGCCACGCCGGGGCTGAAGCTCCTGTGCCGCGAGTCGCACGGGGAGCGCCACAACCACTTCGACCATGCCTTCTCGTCGCGCTTCGACGAGCAGGACGCGATGCTGTTCTTCGACCACGTCTTCGTCCCCATGAGCCGCGTCTTCCTGCTCGAGGACACGGCCACCGCGGCCCGGGGCTTCCACGAGGTGAACAAGTGGTCGCTCTACACGGGACAGATTCGCTTCTACCACCGGCTGCGCACCTTCCTGGGCGTCGCCTCCCTGGTGTCCCAGGCCATTGGCGTCAACCAGTTCCGTGAGGTCGCCAGCCGCCTGGGCGAGCTGACCTCCTACGTGGAGCTGGTGCGGCTGGGGCTGGTGGCGATGAACGCCGAGCCCCAGCCCACGGTGGGAGGGCTCATCGCCCCGGGCTCCACGCTCGCGCTCGACGCGTTCGCGGCGCAGATTTCGTCGCGCATCACCGAAATCCTCCGCGTCATCGGCGGGTCCGGCATCGTGATGCAGCCCAGCCAGCGCGACCTGGAGAACCCGGAGCTGCGTCCGTACCTGGACCAGTACATGAAGGGCAAGGACGTGGGCGTCGCCTTCAAGGCGAAGCTGTTCCGGTTGGCCTTCGAACTGGTGGGAGACCGCTTCGGCCTGCGCCAGGAACTCTACGAGTACTGGAACCGCGGCGACGTCGTCCGCACGCACACGGCCCTCTACGAACACTACTTCGACCGCGCGGCCTGCGAGGCGAAGGTGAAGGAGCTCCTCTCGTGA
- a CDS encoding phenylacetate--CoA ligase family protein translates to MSALEQGAIAAVDAPPDAEPVSRHYLEHRALLGRVTGARRLSPGERVARLKDAVSHALEKSPFYRTAPHWRAVDELDPLSMMPFTTRQDLQQAYPLGMLAAPPGELVRYAESTGTTGPRCAGYVTRDDWLTNNLSVAMSWATLLSKEDTLAVAVPYELTYVGADIDRVAELLGAAVISVGTNNTLCPWPRALELMRSHGVTALFCAPTRAIRLAQLARERGLDPRKDLQVRKIICVGEHCSDARREYLARAWDARVYNHYGMTEALAVAVPCGRQALHLCEDRLYAELIDPDSGAPVHPGEPGELVLTTLAHRAMPLLRYRTGDLLREMSTKCPCGNPFRVVKQLGRVTDTFQTRMGTAYFHQLDEALLSEPDIQPYFSVAWEEDGLRVRVVLSQAVREGRGRARAEVVASLEQRLGARFGVGVTLVVEDEARWLDRIDNSSKPGSALQSRSGPSATSRSNP, encoded by the coding sequence GTGAGCGCACTGGAGCAGGGGGCCATCGCGGCCGTGGACGCCCCACCCGACGCAGAGCCGGTCAGCCGCCACTACCTCGAGCATCGCGCGCTGCTCGGCCGGGTCACCGGCGCGCGGCGGCTGTCTCCCGGCGAGCGCGTGGCCCGGCTGAAGGACGCCGTCTCCCACGCGCTGGAGAAGAGCCCCTTCTACCGGACCGCGCCCCACTGGCGCGCGGTGGACGAACTGGACCCGCTGTCCATGATGCCCTTCACCACCCGGCAGGACCTGCAGCAGGCCTATCCGCTGGGGATGCTGGCCGCGCCCCCAGGCGAGCTGGTGCGCTACGCGGAGAGCACCGGGACCACGGGGCCCCGCTGCGCGGGCTACGTCACGCGCGACGACTGGCTCACCAACAACCTCAGCGTCGCCATGAGCTGGGCCACGCTGCTGTCGAAAGAGGACACCCTGGCGGTGGCCGTCCCGTACGAGCTGACGTACGTGGGCGCGGACATCGACCGGGTGGCGGAGCTGCTGGGCGCGGCCGTCATCTCCGTGGGCACCAACAACACCCTGTGCCCCTGGCCCCGCGCGCTGGAGCTGATGCGCTCCCATGGCGTCACCGCGCTCTTCTGCGCGCCCACGCGCGCCATCCGCCTGGCCCAGCTCGCGCGCGAGCGAGGCCTGGACCCCCGCAAGGACCTCCAGGTCCGGAAGATCATCTGCGTGGGCGAGCACTGCTCGGACGCGCGGCGCGAGTACCTGGCGCGCGCCTGGGACGCGCGCGTCTACAACCACTACGGCATGACGGAGGCGCTGGCGGTGGCCGTCCCGTGCGGCCGGCAGGCGCTGCACCTGTGCGAGGACCGGCTGTACGCCGAGCTCATCGACCCGGACAGCGGCGCCCCGGTGCATCCGGGCGAGCCCGGCGAGCTGGTGCTCACCACGCTGGCCCACCGGGCGATGCCGCTCTTGCGCTACCGCACGGGCGACCTGCTGCGCGAGATGAGCACCAAGTGTCCCTGCGGCAACCCCTTCCGCGTGGTGAAGCAGCTGGGGCGCGTCACGGACACCTTCCAGACGCGCATGGGCACGGCGTACTTCCACCAGCTGGACGAGGCGCTGCTGTCGGAGCCGGACATCCAGCCGTACTTCTCCGTCGCGTGGGAGGAGGATGGGCTGCGCGTCCGCGTGGTGCTCTCCCAGGCGGTCCGCGAGGGCCGGGGCCGCGCGCGCGCGGAGGTCGTCGCGTCGCTGGAGCAGCGGCTGGGGGCCCGCTTCGGCGTGGGCGTCACCCTCGTCGTCGAGGACGAGGCCCGGTGGCTCGACCGCATCGACAACTCGTCCAAGCCGGGCAGCGCGCTCCAGTCGCGGAGCGGCCCGAGCGCGACGTCCAGGAGCAACCCATGA
- a CDS encoding carbon-nitrogen hydrolase family protein produces the protein MKVGIVQTQWRADPTENVFFVYDQVEEICQGTALDLVCLPEFFLGPAWYMPGQAGLKGVTDTRIPGPVTTLFRALARKHRVHILLGSMVEELPDGGYCNTAVLLDRSGDIVGRAHKVHAFANEVVVCRPGDTVDVIDCELGRLGIAVCSDFWVPETIRMLALKGAHTVFIPGGSLKQNLDAMVNAFRATAFLNCVNLVYASPVGEITGMRGGRQIRVAFAGTSLAATPAGLLARGAEDGPDSLVVDLPALDVLTLRQRHADDDTWQGLGLRRPEAYGGVLEAFVGQGRDLVAETRTSMAQTTPTAAR, from the coding sequence ATGAAGGTCGGAATCGTTCAGACGCAGTGGCGCGCGGACCCGACGGAGAACGTCTTCTTCGTCTATGACCAGGTGGAGGAGATCTGCCAGGGCACCGCCCTGGACCTGGTCTGTCTGCCCGAGTTCTTCCTCGGACCCGCGTGGTACATGCCCGGACAGGCGGGCCTGAAGGGCGTCACCGACACCCGCATCCCCGGCCCCGTCACCACGCTCTTCCGCGCCCTGGCGCGCAAGCACCGCGTCCACATCCTCCTGGGCTCCATGGTGGAGGAGCTGCCGGACGGCGGGTACTGCAACACCGCCGTGCTGCTCGACCGGAGCGGCGACATCGTGGGCCGCGCCCACAAGGTGCACGCCTTCGCCAACGAGGTCGTGGTGTGCCGGCCGGGCGACACCGTGGACGTCATCGACTGCGAGCTCGGGCGGCTGGGCATCGCCGTCTGCTCGGACTTCTGGGTGCCGGAGACCATCCGGATGCTGGCGCTCAAGGGGGCTCACACCGTGTTCATCCCGGGGGGCTCGCTGAAGCAGAACCTGGACGCCATGGTCAACGCCTTCCGCGCCACCGCGTTCCTCAACTGCGTCAACCTCGTCTACGCCAGCCCCGTGGGGGAAATCACCGGCATGCGCGGCGGGCGCCAGATTCGCGTCGCCTTCGCCGGGACGAGCCTGGCCGCCACGCCCGCCGGGCTGCTGGCCCGGGGCGCGGAGGATGGCCCCGACTCGCTGGTGGTGGACCTGCCCGCGCTGGACGTCCTCACGCTGCGCCAGCGCCACGCGGACGACGACACGTGGCAGGGCCTGGGGCTGCGCCGGCCGGAGGCGTACGGCGGCGTGCTGGAGGCCTTCGTCGGCCAGGGACGGGACCTGGTGGCGGAGACGCGGACGAGCATGGCGCAGACCACGCCGACGGCGGCCCGGTAG
- a CDS encoding carbon-nitrogen hydrolase family protein encodes MRVQVLQNQWLPDASATLESVERELRQAITRGTDFVVLPQHVLGDPARTPPDPERARRALEVLTHLAREREVYLATGSWLEHHEGRVVDVARVLDRTGRVCATVRRPHEGGAPVTGTDFPLLDTDKGRVGLLLGHDFWVMEPSRIQSLRGAHLVLVSGALGTRNRESKKAAIWGLATLHCVAVAFASTVGGGSTLALPQRLVAQADEAPGVLTAEWADDTMALQREADLSFKNTLWFGLWARRPELYAPLATAPTRSTEAA; translated from the coding sequence ATGAGAGTGCAAGTGCTTCAGAACCAGTGGCTGCCGGACGCGAGCGCGACCCTGGAGTCCGTCGAGCGCGAGCTGCGTCAGGCCATCACCCGTGGCACCGACTTCGTGGTGCTGCCCCAGCACGTGCTCGGCGACCCCGCGCGCACGCCTCCGGACCCGGAGCGGGCGCGGCGCGCGCTGGAGGTGCTCACCCACCTGGCCCGGGAGCGCGAGGTGTATCTGGCCACGGGCTCCTGGCTGGAGCACCACGAGGGCCGGGTGGTGGACGTCGCGCGGGTGCTGGACCGGACGGGCCGCGTCTGCGCCACGGTGCGGCGGCCCCACGAGGGCGGCGCGCCGGTGACGGGGACGGACTTCCCGCTCCTCGACACGGACAAGGGCCGGGTCGGGCTGCTGCTCGGCCACGACTTCTGGGTGATGGAGCCCTCGCGCATCCAGAGCCTGCGCGGCGCGCACCTCGTGCTCGTGTCGGGCGCGCTGGGCACGCGCAACCGCGAGTCGAAGAAGGCGGCCATCTGGGGCCTCGCCACCCTCCACTGCGTCGCCGTGGCCTTCGCCAGCACGGTGGGCGGGGGCAGCACGCTCGCGCTCCCCCAGCGCCTCGTCGCGCAGGCGGACGAGGCGCCCGGTGTCCTCACGGCGGAGTGGGCCGACGACACCATGGCGCTCCAGCGCGAGGCCGACCTGTCCTTCAAGAACACGCTTTGGTTCGGGCTGTGGGCCCGCAGGCCGGAGCTGTACGCGCCGCTGGCGACGGCGCCCACGCGCTCCACCGAGGCCGCCTGA
- the mfnA gene encoding tyrosine decarboxylase MfnA yields the protein MRRKGLPREDVLSSIQSSREKDVPWTRVLNSICTRPHPLAAEVFQEGLDTNLGDVRIFRGTHELERRAVALMGALLGKESCAGSLVSGGTEANLLALYVARKLATQRRGGLSGPPEVIAAETVHYSVQKIFDLLGITPRIAPVDARLRMDVKAAEALVNERTIALIGTAGTSEFGSVDPIEELSRLAVERDLYLHVDAATGGFIIPFARELGRPLPRFDFSLPGVASITMDPHKYGLVNVPAGAIFFRDPALQSLISLESFFARTPTHRTFLGTRPGGAALATYAVLEHLGWDGFLEATRTNYDNMAYLVERLEARGHSLRVPPELNIVIVDLPAAVQVMELLEQWDWIISISKRYSDCLRLVVNAHVTRPVIDAFVEALDGAMAELGLASCGTD from the coding sequence ATGAGACGCAAGGGCCTGCCCAGGGAGGACGTCCTGTCCTCCATCCAGTCGTCGCGCGAGAAGGACGTCCCCTGGACGCGCGTGCTCAACTCCATCTGCACGCGCCCGCACCCGCTGGCGGCGGAGGTGTTCCAGGAGGGCCTCGACACCAACCTCGGGGACGTGCGCATCTTCCGGGGCACCCATGAGCTGGAGCGCCGCGCCGTGGCGCTCATGGGGGCGCTGCTCGGCAAGGAGTCGTGCGCCGGGAGCCTCGTGTCCGGAGGCACGGAGGCCAACCTGCTCGCGCTGTACGTGGCGCGCAAGCTCGCCACCCAGCGCCGGGGCGGGCTGTCCGGACCTCCGGAGGTCATCGCCGCGGAGACGGTGCACTACTCGGTGCAGAAGATCTTCGACCTGCTGGGCATCACCCCGCGCATCGCGCCGGTGGACGCGCGCCTGCGCATGGACGTGAAGGCGGCGGAGGCGCTCGTCAACGAGCGCACCATCGCCCTCATCGGCACGGCGGGGACCAGCGAGTTCGGTTCGGTGGACCCCATCGAGGAGCTGAGCCGGCTCGCCGTGGAGCGCGACCTCTACCTCCATGTCGACGCGGCGACGGGCGGCTTCATCATCCCGTTCGCCCGGGAGCTGGGCCGCCCGCTGCCCCGCTTCGACTTCTCCCTGCCGGGCGTCGCCTCCATCACCATGGACCCGCACAAGTACGGCCTGGTGAACGTGCCGGCGGGCGCCATCTTCTTCCGCGACCCGGCGCTCCAATCCCTCATCAGCCTCGAGTCGTTCTTCGCGCGCACGCCCACCCACCGCACCTTCCTGGGCACGCGGCCCGGCGGCGCCGCCCTGGCCACCTACGCCGTGCTGGAGCACCTGGGCTGGGACGGCTTCCTCGAGGCCACCCGCACCAACTACGACAACATGGCCTACCTGGTGGAGCGGCTGGAGGCGCGCGGCCACTCGCTGCGCGTCCCTCCTGAACTGAACATCGTCATCGTCGACCTGCCCGCTGCCGTACAGGTGATGGAGTTGCTGGAGCAATGGGATTGGATCATCTCCATCTCCAAGCGTTACTCGGATTGTCTGCGTCTCGTGGTCAATGCCCACGTCACCCGCCCCGTCATCGACGCGTTCGTCGAGGCGCTGGACGGCGCGATGGCGGAGCTGGGCCTCGCCTCCTGCGGGACGGACTGA
- a CDS encoding class I SAM-dependent methyltransferase, with amino-acid sequence MHGPIAALEPTLASKRRFKSMTTEFQMGYPTAADLILQTSLKKQDAARLESLLGWLAPRTVLEVGSYCGVSTRWLLSCLPEAQVECVDPWLSDGVVDTESIFDVMVSPFRERVTKTRAYFGSRNNQAYSVTTSDLCDESTRPGACDPEVPVFVPTRSYDVAFVDGDHRTSSSITAFMLLKECTRAIIYHDANLPTHTAAFEVIIREWAGEWTVTRFGEGEDGLALVSHALRWRARP; translated from the coding sequence ATGCATGGACCCATCGCCGCGCTCGAGCCCACGCTCGCGAGCAAGCGTCGCTTCAAGTCGATGACCACGGAGTTCCAGATGGGCTACCCCACGGCGGCCGACCTGATCCTCCAGACGTCGTTGAAGAAGCAGGACGCGGCCCGGTTGGAATCGCTGCTCGGCTGGCTGGCTCCCCGCACGGTGCTGGAGGTGGGCAGCTACTGCGGCGTCAGCACGCGCTGGCTGTTGTCCTGTCTGCCAGAGGCCCAGGTGGAGTGCGTGGACCCGTGGTTGTCGGACGGCGTGGTGGACACCGAGTCCATCTTCGACGTGATGGTGTCGCCCTTCCGCGAGCGCGTGACGAAGACGCGCGCGTACTTCGGCAGCCGCAACAACCAGGCGTACTCGGTGACGACGAGCGACCTGTGCGACGAGAGCACCCGCCCGGGGGCCTGCGACCCGGAGGTGCCCGTCTTCGTGCCCACGCGCTCGTATGACGTCGCCTTCGTGGACGGGGACCACCGCACGAGCAGCTCCATCACCGCGTTCATGCTCCTCAAGGAGTGCACGCGGGCCATCATCTACCACGACGCGAACCTGCCCACGCACACCGCGGCCTTCGAGGTCATCATCCGCGAGTGGGCGGGGGAGTGGACGGTGACGCGCTTCGGCGAGGGCGAGGACGGCCTGGCGCTGGTGTCGCACGCCCTGCGGTGGAGGGCGCGCCCATGA
- a CDS encoding carbon-nitrogen hydrolase family protein: MSLFKGRATNVAVIQFKVIQDDRDANLATATQLVQDAAARGANLVCLPATFATGLNFPSVKRMAEPLDGPIVQSLQALARRLKVVVCAGLLESRGREVFDSAVVVDQDGRLAGSYRRACVWEGESDFISRGTGGRVIETELGRLGLVVSYDLRFPEACRGYFAQGVDILVCVANLFARYAHGVEGLCRARAAENTCAFVFASGLGANRLAMMEYLGRSLIVDGTMEPGDGEGTPDVLARAGTREVVLQAPLYLRELRKRREALPLREDYTRLFVDAPGRGLERAT; the protein is encoded by the coding sequence ATGAGCCTGTTCAAGGGCCGGGCGACGAACGTCGCCGTCATCCAGTTCAAGGTCATCCAGGACGACCGGGACGCGAACCTGGCCACGGCGACGCAGCTCGTCCAGGACGCCGCCGCCCGGGGCGCCAACCTCGTCTGTCTGCCCGCCACCTTCGCGACGGGCCTCAACTTCCCCAGCGTCAAGCGCATGGCGGAGCCGCTGGACGGCCCCATCGTCCAGTCGCTCCAGGCGCTGGCCCGCCGGCTGAAGGTGGTCGTCTGCGCGGGGCTCCTGGAGTCGCGGGGGCGGGAGGTCTTCGACAGCGCGGTCGTCGTCGACCAGGACGGGCGGCTGGCGGGCAGCTACCGCCGCGCCTGTGTGTGGGAGGGCGAGTCCGACTTCATCTCCCGGGGGACAGGGGGGCGCGTCATCGAGACGGAGCTGGGGAGGCTGGGGCTCGTCGTCAGCTACGACCTGCGCTTCCCGGAGGCGTGCCGCGGCTACTTCGCGCAAGGGGTGGACATCCTCGTCTGCGTGGCCAACCTCTTCGCCCGCTACGCGCACGGGGTGGAGGGCCTGTGCCGGGCGCGGGCGGCGGAGAACACCTGCGCCTTCGTGTTCGCCAGTGGCCTGGGCGCCAACCGGCTGGCGATGATGGAGTACCTGGGGCGCAGCCTCATCGTCGACGGGACGATGGAGCCGGGGGACGGCGAGGGCACGCCGGACGTGCTGGCGCGCGCGGGCACCCGGGAGGTGGTGCTCCAGGCGCCGCTCTACCTGCGGGAGCTGCGCAAGCGCCGCGAGGCCCTGCCGCTGCGGGAGGACTACACGCGCCTGTTCGTCGACGCCCCGGGCCGGGGCTTGGAGCGTGCGACATGA